The following proteins come from a genomic window of Natronosalvus vescus:
- a CDS encoding DUF7557 family protein: MTRTIELDDELATRMEGHLEEDETLEEFIEELVAIYEQEGRFLQEGI, from the coding sequence ATGACACGAACCATCGAACTCGATGACGAACTCGCCACACGGATGGAAGGGCATCTCGAGGAAGACGAGACGCTCGAAGAGTTCATCGAGGAGTTGGTCGCGATATACGAACAGGAGGGGCGATTCCTCCAGGAAGGGATCTGA
- the mch gene encoding methenyltetrahydromethanopterin cyclohydrolase has product MESLNRMAIELVDEALEFAEELNVGAYELENEATVLDFGLEFDGGIEAGLLCTEIQTAGLATPNRDLGTVGDASLPYVELSTDQPALSLLCSQKASWELATADFEALGSGPARALVAEETEFHSVGYTDAFDLTALALETSEQPTEAAAEQVADLAEVEPSGVFLLAYPTASIVGSVTNAARVAELATFNLAELGYDPLDIVSATGRAPVPPVPGDEETAIGRTNDAIAYGGSAHLVVREDFDGFDHIVSSAGEAHGTPFVEIFDDRDWSFEETEADLFGPATVTVDVIGGPTYVHGETNESVLVDSFDLS; this is encoded by the coding sequence ATGGAAAGTCTCAATCGGATGGCGATCGAGTTGGTCGACGAGGCCCTCGAGTTCGCCGAGGAGCTCAACGTCGGTGCCTACGAACTCGAGAACGAGGCGACGGTACTCGACTTCGGCCTCGAGTTCGACGGCGGGATCGAGGCCGGACTGCTCTGTACGGAGATCCAGACCGCGGGACTGGCGACGCCGAATCGCGACCTGGGAACGGTCGGCGACGCCTCCCTCCCCTACGTCGAGTTGTCGACCGACCAGCCGGCGCTCTCGTTGCTGTGCTCCCAGAAAGCCAGCTGGGAACTCGCGACGGCGGACTTCGAGGCACTCGGGAGCGGCCCTGCTCGAGCACTCGTCGCCGAGGAGACGGAGTTCCACAGCGTCGGCTACACGGACGCGTTCGATCTCACGGCACTGGCCCTCGAGACCAGCGAACAGCCCACCGAGGCCGCCGCCGAACAGGTGGCCGACCTCGCTGAGGTCGAACCCAGCGGCGTCTTCTTGCTCGCCTACCCCACCGCGAGCATCGTCGGCAGCGTCACGAACGCCGCCCGCGTCGCCGAACTGGCGACGTTCAATCTCGCCGAACTCGGCTACGATCCGCTGGACATCGTCTCGGCGACCGGACGCGCACCAGTTCCCCCAGTCCCCGGGGACGAGGAGACGGCCATCGGCCGAACGAACGACGCCATCGCCTACGGGGGATCGGCCCACCTCGTCGTCCGCGAGGACTTCGACGGCTTCGATCACATCGTCTCGAGTGCGGGCGAGGCACACGGCACCCCGTTCGTCGAGATCTTCGACGACCGCGACTGGTCGTTCGAGGAGACCGAAGCCGACCTCTTCGGCCCGGCGACGGTGACCGTCGACGTGATCGGTGGCCCGACGTACGTCCACGGGGAGACGAACGAATCGGTGCTCGTCGACTCCTTCGACCTCAGCTAG
- a CDS encoding histidine kinase N-terminal 7TM domain-containing protein: MEWHVSVWTGLLAATTVVSFGLAVYVLRKHTIRNDPLVLSFIGISLAASWWAVAYAVQVAATTLTAKLFWLRFVWIGAGAMMVAWPAFVCIYTGRDRWARGGRLALLAAVPMAMVALVWSGHGTTYVYLDPTVETADGVPLLTFTPGSFFLFVLGYSLVLNLVTYGLLVQQIRRRVGPVRRQSILLLIAGSFPLALGQLGNIGMLAPVFLDLTPIAFLVTTPIIAWAIFNHRLLELTPIARDAVIENLNEGIVVLSAERDIVDANNAARSLFSDDIIGRPLSAAFDRYPDVISLVVDADRSDRQRVTVNPDEGATRIRLEVSTLGVSHRGREATVLLFKDVTDEEALQRRYQSMIEKSRNVVATVDDEWTIKYVSPSVEPVLGYNPMSVLEAPLLKYVHPDDRDAVRKAFTRVGMGSTTDAEPIEHRVKHANGRWSRFKTTIDPLYEGADEYVLTATDVTDERRYKQRLQVLNRVLRHDVKNNVNIIGGYADLLTDHVEPSGAEFLEAIDEKATALADLSDLAREVDLVLHEESQQQAVDMAASVRNATERLQRSYAHATVIVDAQGRALARADPLHRSAIENVLENAIEHSDRPNPTVEVTVTATASTIDVTITDDGPGIPADEQAVLTSRRETPLEHASGLGLWLVNWIVVRSGGIIEFDTNEPRGSVVRLKFPRAVDTRVSA; encoded by the coding sequence ATGGAATGGCACGTATCGGTGTGGACTGGTCTGCTCGCTGCAACGACTGTCGTGTCGTTCGGGCTCGCAGTCTACGTGCTTCGCAAGCATACAATCAGAAACGACCCCCTCGTCCTGTCGTTTATCGGCATCAGTCTCGCGGCGTCCTGGTGGGCTGTGGCCTACGCCGTCCAGGTGGCGGCGACGACACTGACGGCGAAGCTGTTCTGGCTTCGGTTCGTCTGGATTGGGGCCGGGGCGATGATGGTCGCCTGGCCGGCGTTCGTCTGCATCTACACTGGGCGAGACCGCTGGGCTCGAGGCGGTCGCCTCGCCCTGCTGGCAGCCGTTCCGATGGCGATGGTCGCCCTCGTCTGGAGCGGCCACGGGACGACGTACGTCTATCTCGACCCGACGGTCGAAACCGCAGATGGCGTTCCACTGTTGACGTTCACGCCGGGGTCGTTCTTCCTGTTCGTCCTGGGCTATTCGCTGGTGCTCAATCTGGTGACCTACGGTTTACTCGTCCAACAGATCAGACGACGAGTTGGCCCAGTACGTAGACAGTCCATCCTGCTACTGATCGCCGGGTCGTTTCCCCTCGCGCTCGGGCAGCTCGGAAACATCGGCATGCTTGCGCCCGTCTTTCTGGATCTGACGCCGATTGCCTTCCTGGTAACGACGCCCATCATCGCCTGGGCGATATTCAACCACCGATTGCTCGAACTCACACCGATCGCACGGGATGCGGTGATCGAAAACCTGAACGAGGGTATCGTCGTCCTCTCGGCCGAACGCGATATCGTCGACGCGAACAACGCCGCCCGCTCGCTGTTTAGCGACGACATCATCGGCCGTCCCCTCTCTGCGGCGTTCGATCGGTATCCAGACGTCATCTCCCTCGTCGTAGATGCCGACCGATCGGATCGACAACGAGTAACCGTCAACCCGGACGAGGGCGCCACCCGGATCCGACTCGAGGTCTCCACGCTGGGCGTGAGCCACCGGGGACGAGAAGCGACGGTGCTCCTGTTCAAAGACGTGACCGACGAGGAAGCGCTCCAGCGACGCTATCAGTCCATGATCGAAAAGTCCAGAAACGTCGTTGCGACCGTCGACGACGAGTGGACGATTAAATACGTGAGTCCCTCGGTCGAACCTGTCCTCGGCTACAATCCAATGAGCGTGCTGGAGGCACCACTCCTCAAGTACGTACATCCCGACGACCGTGACGCTGTTCGGAAGGCGTTCACTCGTGTGGGTATGGGATCCACAACCGATGCCGAACCGATCGAGCATCGAGTGAAACACGCCAACGGGCGGTGGAGTCGATTCAAGACGACGATCGATCCGCTGTACGAGGGTGCCGACGAGTACGTCCTGACGGCCACGGACGTTACCGACGAACGGCGATACAAACAGCGATTACAGGTGCTCAATCGCGTCCTCAGACACGACGTCAAAAACAACGTCAACATCATTGGTGGCTATGCGGATCTCCTCACCGACCACGTCGAGCCCAGTGGTGCGGAGTTCCTCGAGGCCATCGACGAGAAAGCGACCGCACTCGCCGATCTCAGCGATCTCGCACGGGAAGTCGATCTCGTGCTTCACGAGGAGAGCCAACAGCAGGCCGTCGATATGGCGGCATCGGTTCGAAACGCAACTGAACGGCTTCAGCGCAGTTACGCTCACGCAACGGTCATCGTCGATGCCCAGGGGCGGGCACTCGCCCGGGCCGACCCGCTCCATCGGTCGGCGATCGAAAACGTCCTCGAGAACGCCATCGAACACAGCGACCGACCGAATCCGACCGTCGAGGTGACTGTCACTGCCACGGCGTCGACGATCGACGTGACTATCACCGACGACGGGCCGGGGATCCCGGCAGACGAACAGGCCGTGTTGACCTCCAGGCGGGAGACGCCGCTGGAACACGCCAGCGGCCTCGGACTGTGGCTCGTCAACTGGATCGTCGTTCGATCCGGTGGCATAATCGAATTCGACACGAACGAGCCTCGCGGGAGCGTCGTCAGGCTCAAGTTTCCACGCGCAGTCGACACGAGAGTGAGCGCGTAG
- a CDS encoding HalOD1 output domain-containing protein — protein MQTEITSADGEHDSNYDQANDRYVFQYDPDGTATLTTTIVHALSSIANVDVSQGEFSLYDSIDPDALERLFSQKADGDARLDGHVCFRALEHEVYVFANGDIFVYPPSGQSASFHR, from the coding sequence ATGCAAACTGAAATTACCTCCGCCGACGGCGAACACGACTCGAATTACGACCAGGCTAACGATCGCTACGTCTTTCAATACGATCCCGATGGAACGGCGACGCTCACGACGACAATCGTGCACGCCCTCTCGAGTATCGCGAACGTCGACGTCTCCCAGGGCGAGTTCTCACTGTACGACAGCATCGATCCGGATGCACTCGAACGGCTCTTCAGCCAGAAGGCAGACGGGGACGCCCGACTCGACGGGCACGTCTGTTTCCGGGCGCTCGAGCACGAAGTGTATGTCTTCGCCAACGGCGACATCTTCGTCTATCCGCCCTCCGGGCAGTCGGCCTCATTTCACCGCTGA
- a CDS encoding MTH1187 family thiamine-binding protein, translated as MTVIGFLSTAPVTEDSMAPAVANAIEALESHDVTYETGPMGTTIEADEIDELFAAVQAAHEAIDGDRVSTFLKIDDKRTSDDDAASKVDAVEEHLGRSAKSDE; from the coding sequence ATGACGGTTATCGGATTTCTGAGCACGGCACCGGTCACCGAGGATAGCATGGCGCCAGCAGTGGCAAACGCAATTGAGGCCCTCGAGAGCCACGACGTCACCTACGAGACAGGCCCCATGGGGACGACGATCGAGGCCGATGAGATCGACGAACTGTTCGCCGCGGTACAGGCCGCCCACGAGGCCATCGACGGCGACCGCGTCAGCACGTTCCTCAAGATCGACGACAAGCGAACGAGCGACGACGACGCCGCCTCGAAAGTCGACGCGGTCGAGGAACACCTGGGTCGGTCGGCGAAATCCGACGAGTAG
- a CDS encoding RNA-guided endonuclease InsQ/TnpB family protein produces MAIQVTRTYVASIRNQQQVKSDLDSLGFAASKLWNIARWTCDRIWSETGTIPEDGPLKAYLKNHERYADLNSQSSQRVIEELAEAFNGWYAKRRNGDDRANPPKYRKNGDEHPRSTVTFKEDGFKHDAKNNRIRLSKGRNLKDHWSDFILCKIETRPDVVVENVRHVRAVWNGSKDEWELHIVCKHEIEVESPGDETVGIDLGISNFAAVSYSTGDHELYPGNALKTDERYFAKEIAKCTSYRSNKALRLRRKRSERRSHYLHAVTKHIVAECVERGVRTIAVGNLEGIRDDDETGESRDWGDRGNEGLHGWAFDRFTNLLTYKAKAEGITVVTVSERETSKTCSCCGQKRKANRVERGLYVCHNCGTVMNADSNGAENIRRRLDQAEKVTLNPRSSEDRSSGRVARPVVNLFRRGERDPSCGQGTFAEQASSCKP; encoded by the coding sequence ATGGCGATTCAGGTCACTCGCACCTACGTTGCGTCCATACGGAACCAGCAACAGGTCAAGAGTGACTTGGACTCGCTCGGGTTTGCCGCCTCGAAACTCTGGAACATCGCCCGGTGGACGTGCGATCGTATCTGGAGTGAGACAGGGACAATCCCCGAGGATGGCCCGCTCAAGGCATACCTGAAGAACCACGAACGCTACGCCGACCTCAATTCTCAGTCGAGTCAGCGAGTCATAGAAGAACTCGCTGAAGCGTTCAACGGTTGGTACGCCAAGCGCCGAAACGGGGACGACCGCGCAAACCCACCGAAGTATAGAAAGAACGGCGATGAACACCCGCGTTCCACGGTCACGTTCAAAGAAGACGGCTTCAAACACGACGCGAAGAACAACAGGATTCGCCTCTCCAAAGGCCGAAATCTGAAAGACCACTGGTCGGATTTCATCCTCTGTAAAATCGAAACCCGACCCGACGTTGTTGTCGAGAACGTCCGTCACGTACGAGCTGTCTGGAACGGCTCAAAAGACGAATGGGAACTGCACATCGTGTGCAAACACGAGATCGAAGTCGAGTCTCCCGGTGACGAAACCGTCGGTATTGACCTCGGCATTTCGAATTTCGCCGCCGTCTCGTATTCCACAGGCGATCACGAGCTGTATCCGGGGAACGCGCTCAAGACCGACGAACGATACTTCGCCAAGGAGATCGCGAAGTGCACCTCCTATCGGTCGAACAAAGCACTTCGGCTTCGACGGAAGCGTTCTGAGCGGCGGTCACATTACCTACACGCAGTTACTAAACACATTGTAGCAGAGTGCGTCGAACGAGGTGTTCGGACGATTGCTGTCGGCAACCTCGAAGGCATCCGTGACGATGACGAAACTGGTGAGTCTCGCGATTGGGGCGACCGTGGCAACGAAGGCTTGCACGGGTGGGCGTTCGACCGCTTCACGAATCTGCTCACGTACAAGGCGAAAGCCGAAGGCATCACCGTGGTCACAGTGAGCGAGCGGGAAACGTCGAAGACGTGTTCGTGTTGTGGGCAAAAGCGGAAGGCGAATCGCGTAGAGCGGGGCTTGTACGTCTGCCACAACTGTGGAACCGTGATGAACGCCGACTCGAATGGCGCGGAGAACATTCGTCGTCGGTTAGATCAAGCAGAGAAGGTAACTCTGAATCCCCGGTCTTCCGAGGATAGGAGTAGCGGGCGTGTGGCACGTCCAGTGGTCAACCTGTTCCGTCGTGGAGAACGCGACCCGAGCTGTGGACAGGGGACGTTCGCTGAACAGGCGAGCAGCTGCAAACCATAA